The sequence GTTGATTGTGCTAGAGTCCCTGCCTATGACCGATCGCGGCAAACTTGATCATCACCGATTACCCGCCCCCGGAACCCTTGCCCCGGGGCAGTTTATCCCCCCAGGTAACCCCAGTGAAGCGGCTTTAGCTCAAATTTGGGCTACCTTGCTCAAGTGCGATCGCGTGAGTATGAATGATAACTTTTTCGACGTAGGCGGCGATTCCCTCCTCGCCGTCCGACTCCTGACTCAAATTAACCAGCAATTCCAGCAACAATTACCCGTTTCTAAACTCTTCCTCAATCCCACTTTACAAGGATTAGCGGATTGTCTCTTTTCTGAACTAGACAACCTGCCTTGTTCTCCCTTAGTTCCCATCCAAACCCAAGGCACAAATCCCCCCTTTTTCTGCATTCATCCCATTTTCGGCGTGGTCTTTCCTTATTATGAATTAGCCTTACATTTGGGAAAAAATCAACCCTTTTATGCGTTACAACCTCAAGGCATAGAAGGCAAATCTCCCCCGCTAACTCGCCTAGAAGACATGGCGGCTTATTATATTAAAGCCATGCGGACTATACAACCGGAAGGTCCTTATTTCTTAGGGGGTTGGTCCTTTGGGGGGTTAGTGGCGTTTGAAATGGCCCAACAATTAAAAAAAGCGGGTCATGCCGTTGGGTTATTGGCGGTTTTGGATACCCTTGCGCCAGTTTCTACGAATCAACCCTCTCTCTGGCAGGGGGGTAAATTTTTGTTCACCACGGCAGCGAGTTCAATTTGGCCGTTTTTACGGGATTATGTTTATTTGATGACCCAAGGGAAACAGCGGGAGAAAGCAGGATTTAATCCCAAGGGCGATCGCCTCCCTCAACGAGTGCATCCCCTGTTCAATTTTTTACACCGTTATCTCGCCCAAACGACCCTGGCGGAATCTTTGCATTCCACATCCGATCGCCGCATCTTACGGGAAGTCGCCCTGCGCCCCCTGTTACCCATTTTCCAAGCAAATAGTCAAGCGGTTCTGCACTATCAACCCTCGATTTATCCCGATCGCATAACCTTGATTAACTCCAGCGATCGGGCGATCGCCACTGGTGAGGATCCAACCTTGGGCTGGGGCCAACTCACCGAGGAACCCATCAAACTGATTCGGATTCCCGGGAACCACCTCACCATGCTGAGAAAGCCCCAGGTGCAATATCTAGCCGATCGCCTCCGCGAATGCTTAGAATCTGGTTAGAGTAGCGGCCAGATCCCCAGGTTTCCTGACAAAATCTCTACATCTCTACTAATTAGCCACCCAATTAGAGAGAAAAACCCAGTCCCCTCTCCCCGATCCCCCCATCTCCCCAATCTCCCCCATCCCCCCAATTTCCCCCATCTCCCGAACCCGAATAATTTCCCTAAACAAAAACACTCACCGACCTTGGGGCAGTGTGTTAAAGTAGTGAAGAAAAATTTGATTCAGTAATGAGTTTTGCTATTTGCTCCAGAATTGCCTCCGGATCAATCCGAATCGGCTTCGTCGGCAGGTACTTCTGATGAAACTGAATCCCCTTAAACTTTTGGAGGCTTTCCATGTCGATTTATGTAGGCAATCTATCCTACGATGTCACCGAACAAGACCTAAACAGCGTTTTCGCTGAATATGGTACGGTGAAACGAGTTAACCTTCCCACGGACCGGGAAACAGGGCGTCCCCGTGGCTTTGGTTTTGTTGAAATGGACACCGATGCAGAAGAAACCGCTGCCATTGAAGCGCTAGATGGCGCTGAGTGGATGGGGCGTGATCTCAAGGTAAATAAAGCAAAACCCCGCGACGATAACAAACGCGGCGGCGGCGGCGGCGGCGGTGGTAACCGTGGCGGGCGTGGTGGTTACGGCGGCGGAGGCGGTGGCGGTTACAGATAATTCTCCCCAACCTAATCAATAGCATGATAGAGGAATGGTGAAAATCATCTAGCATCATTTCGCTAGGACATCTCCTCATCTGCACACTTTGATATTAGATACTCACCCTGGCGTGCGGGCTATCGTCAACCCTGTTAGGGCATAATACAGATAGGCCGCCATTTTTGCTGGCCTCAAGTAAAATAAGAACTGAAAAGTTCTGACTTGAGGCTATCTCACAGCCAATGGACCTCTAGTAAAAGGAGTAAGAATGACCCAAGTTTTGGTAGGAGAAAGCGAAGGCATTGAATCTGCCTTACGTCGCTTTAAACGGCAAGTCTCGCGAGCGGGGATCCTCGCAGATGTTAAGTGCCGTCGCCATTTTGAAACCCCGCAGGAAAAGCGTAAACGCAAGGCCAGTGCTGCGCGACGCAAGAGACGTTATCGTTAATTAAAACGGCGATCGCCGTATATTTATTTTTGGTGTTGGCCGTCCACACTTGCTGGTTTTTAAGGAAATGTCCGGGCGCTGTGAGCGAAGGCATCGATCCTCAGCACCAAAGCGCAAGGCAGGTTGTGGGCGGCTTTATTCTGGGAACGCCTACAGTTAAGGTTTGATCCCAGGACTGAATCCCAGCAACAGAGTCGGTTCTAACCCTCGCAACTTAGGGCAAAATCAGGGGAAATCAGGGCTGTTATCTTCTCATTTTTTCTGTCCTACTCACTCTTGAACAAATCTGATGGATACTGATGAACTTCTCAATCGCTACAGAGAAGGAGAACGAGATTTCCCCGGCGTAGATCTGCGCCGCTGTTACCTTTATCGCGCTCATTTGCCGGAAATCAACCTAGCAGGGGCTAACCTGACCGATGCTAATTTAGGTCGTGCGAATCTCAATGGGGCCAATCTCAGTGGAGCCAATTTAACCGATGCTAAATTGGCTGCAACCCTCTTGAAAAAAGCCAATCTCAGTGATGCTTTACTCCTTCGTGCTAATTTGATGCTGGCTCAACTGGGGCAAGCGGATTTAAACGGCGTGGATTTGCAGAGGGCCAGCTTGTGGAAAGCCAGCCTGAATAAGGCCGACTTAATGAATGCCAATCTATCAAACACCGATTTTTCTGGTGCGGATCTTGTCAGTACGAGCTTTGTTGGCGCAAATTTACAAGAAGCGGACCTGAGCAGTGCAAACCTGATTGCCGCTGATTTTGGGGGCGCTAATTTAACCGATGCGAATTTAATCGGTGCGAATCTCTGGAACAGCAATCTCTATGGTGCGAATCTCCATAATACGATTCTTCCAGACGGACACCAATATTCGTAAACGGGTTGGGTTCACAGGACCGATCGCCCTTCTGTCACGATTCCCCCATCAATAAAAAACCGCAGCAATTCCCCCAATGCGATCGCCGGTCCCACAAATGCCTAAGATAGAGGAGATTTCGGGATCGGTTGGGGTGCAAACCTGCCAGGTATTTCTTCCACCGACCCCAATCAATCCTTTATCCAGTCAGGTTGCTCGATCGCCAGAACGAGCAGCCCGACATCATCATGGAGTCTGTGGGAGTCAACGGCATGACCGCGAACATCATCTTGTATAAATCCTTAGAAGCCCTAGCCTTGTTGCTAGGAGCGACTTCTGCCCTTTTTATCACTCGCCTCCCCGCTTGGGGACAAGGGACAGAAACAACCCCTTTCAATCTTCAATCTCTCGATCCCCCGGCAGGAGCGTATCAAAGCCCCTCCCCTCTTAGGGGCGGGGTTTGGGGAGAGGTCTCTTCAACTGATAGCCCAACCCAGTCCTCCTATTCCGCAGAAGATTTAAAAAGCGAGGGTTTAGAACAGGGAATTTCCCAACAGAGAGAAAGTCCCCCGACTCAACCGCAACGTCCAGAACTGGAAACCATTGAAGAAGGACTGGATGAAGAACCGGATTTTGCGATCGTTCCCTTACCTCGCTATAGCTCGATTAAAGGGATTCATGGCACCCTTGACTTGATTCTGACCAACCTAGGGGAAAATGACCAAACCCTAGATCTGCGTCTGGAAGGCGGTGAGCGCACCATTGGGGCAACTTTCCGCTATACCGACCCTTGGCTAGAGTCTGGATCCTTCGACCCGGGGTATCAACTCCGCTTATTTAATACCCGAGCGCCCGAACCCCAGTTTCTCGAAGGCGATCGCGAGGTGAATCTTGTCCATGATCACGAAGCTTGGGTCGATCGCCTCGGAGGCAGCCTCTCCTTCTACCAACCCGTCACCCCTACCGGCGTCGTTCTCTCCGCAGGAGCCAGTTATCAGCGCGTTGCCATTCGCAATTCCGCCTTTACCGATCGCCTCTACGCCAGCGATCGCCTCGGCAATCCCCTAACCTTAAGCGAGCAAGGTCTCGATACCCTCGTCACCCTCAACTTAGGACTCTTTCAGGATCGCCGAAATAGTAGCGAATGGCCCACCCAAGGCTATCGCTTTGAACTGGCAACCGAACAATCCATCCCCGTTGGCAGTGCCGATATCCTGTTTAACCGCTTAAGTGCCAGTTTTACCCAATTTGTCCCCTTTCAAAACCAAACTTTTGTCTTTAACCTCCAAGGCGGGACCATCCTCGGCGATGTCCCACCCTATCAAGCCTTTAATTTGGGCGGCAGTGACTCCGTGCGGGGATATCAGGACGGCGAAATCGGCACCGGACAAAGTTATATCCAAGGCACCGTAGAATATCGCTTTCCCATCATTGAAGACTTAAATCTCCCCTATTCCTCAGCCTTAAGCGGCACCGTATTTGGTGATTTTGCCAGTGACCTCGGTTCGGCAGAATCTGTCTTTGGCGAACCCGGGGAAGTCCGAAATAAACCGGGTAATGGGTTCGGTTTAGGTCTCGGGGTGCGATTACTCACGGATTTTGGTCCCGTGCGTCTGGAATTTGCCGTGAGCGATCAACGAGATCTCAGCGCCATCTTTAAGATTGGGGAACGCTTCTAACGCAGGACTCTTTCCCCTGACTTCGACCCACTCTTACCCTCAATCAATTTACTGATTTCCATCACACTCATGGACATTCATCAACTGCTAACCCAATATGCTCAAGGAGAGAGACTGTTTTCCAAGGTTAATCTCTGTGAAGCGCACCTGAGCGGAACAAATTTCAGTCGAGCCGTTTTTCGTGATGCTACCTTACAGGAAATTAACCTGAGTTCCGCCTATCTGCGCCGGACCGATTTTCGAGGGGCCGACCTCAAGGGAGCGGACCTGCGAGGGGCTTATTTGAAAGGGGCGGACCTGCGAGGGACGGATTTGAGATGGGCGGATATGGCAGGGACGGATATTTCTAATGCCCTCTATAATAGCCAGACCCAGTTTCCCCTGGGGTTTGACCCTAACGGGAGAAATGCTTATGCGATCGCCCCGAATGCAGATTTATCCCTCGCCTATCTTTATAAAGCGGACCTGCGCTGGACCAAGCTCACCCATGCCAACCTCGCCCAAGCTTATCTCTACCGTGCTGATCTGCGTTCCGCTGACCTCCGAGGAGCGGATTTAAGTGAGGCGGACCTCCGTGCTGCTCTTTGTGATGCGGATACTTGCTTTGACGAGGAATTCGATGCGAACAGCGCCGGGGTTTATTGGATTCGCCCTCAGTCTTCCCTAGTCGATGCCACCCTCTCCGGGGCCCGACTCAGTGGGGTGGACTTCAGTGGAGCCAATTTAAGCGGCGCGGACCTGACTCGTGCGGACCTCTCTCGCGCCAATCTGGAGAATGCCAACCTCAGTGGGGCTAACTTGACGGGAGCCAATCTCCTTGGGGCTAATTTACTCGGGGCCAAAATCACGGATACGGAGTTCGCTGAGGCTGATTTGCGGGGTGCGATCGCCCCCGATGGCAGTACCGCAACCCCCAACTTAGCAGGCGATCGGGTTTAATCCGGAATCCGGTTCTCCTTGTCAAAACCCTCACCGTCCCAGTTTCGCCATAAAAAAACAGAGAATTGAGTTTTTATCACTCTCAATTCTCTGTTGTCTCACAATTTCGCAAGTGCTTAATCTGCACCCTGCGACGATCGCCCCTTAAAACTTAGAAATCGTAAATCCTTGTGGCAGATTGGCACCGTCGAGTTGTGCCTGCTGTAGATTGGCATAGTTCACCCGAACCCCTGTGAGATCCGACGCCATCAGGTTCGCACCCATCAAGTTCGCATCGGTGAGGTTCGCATCGCGCAGGTTGACCCCCGCGATATCAAAGGGGTAGGGTCCGCCATCTTGAAGACTAAACTGAAGCTCGTCCCCCACAGACTGTCGGGTGTTATGAAGATTGGCTCCCACCAGTTCGGCACTCTCTAGGTTGGCACCGACTAAGTTCGCCGATTGCAAATTCGCATTCGTTAAATTCGCAATCACCATCCCCGCTAGTGTGAGGTTAGCGCGGGATAAGTCTACATTCTCTAAATTCGCCCCATGCAGTCTTGCCGCAATTAAACTCGCCCCGCGTAATGAAGCATCCATGAGTTCGGCATTCACTAAATAGGCTTCATTTAGATTCGCGCCCTCTAAGTTACTCCCATTAAGGTTCGCGCCCTCTAAGTTCGCCCCGCGTAAGTTTTGACCGGCTAAATTCACTCCGCTCAAGTCACATCCCTGACACTGGTTAGTTTCGAGCAACTGTTTCAGGTGTTCTGGGTTTTCCGCCACGGCTGGTGCTGTCATTGTGGCGCTCATCGTGATTGTGATTGTCCATGCGGCGATCGCAAATATACCTGATTTCATGCTGTTACACTCCCCATCACCTGTCCTCATACTATCCATTATCAGGCATGATGGATACTTTCGCCGTGATTCTCATCGAACACTCAATGCGATCGCGATCGTAGCTTCAGGGCGATCGGTATCACTCGTCATCTCCATTCTGAACCGAGTCAGTCTTGTTGAGTAGATTCACTCAGGGACGAACTCTCACGGGTTAGCTTCTGATAAAGTCTACCCAGGACTTACGCAAATTTTCAGAACTAACGCAAAATGTAGAGGCGATTTGCTTTCTCGCCTCTACATTTGGTTTTTGACTTTAAAGATTGCGTAAGTCTTGCTACCTTGGTTCAGAACGACTGAAGTCGTTACTACGAACTGAAAAGAACGACTGAAGTCGTTACTACGAACTGAAAGAACGACTGAAGTCGTTGACTACGAACATCAAGAGGTTATCCTTATCTTAATGATTCAAAATTGATTCAAAGGTAGCGCGTAATGAACCCATATCCGCCACGCGAGTTACTAATAAGTTATGATCTCCCGCATCTTCTAAGCGTCCTTTCCAATAGCCAATTTTATCCGGGTTATGCATCCAAAAGTTGATCACCGTTTGGACCACCCCATCTACATCCCACTCTTTAGTAGGAGAAACCGTCTGGACGGAATCAATAAAGGCATCTAGGGTACATTTGGGAGTTCCGAGATATTCCACTCCGACTCCTGAATCCGTGATTACTTTCTCCTGTTGTTGGTTAAAAAAATATAAAATGGGGGACACCCCTAAAATGTCGAAGGTGTATTCCATTGCCACATCCTCCCGCTTTCTACTTGTGTTTTAATATCTCTTTGATACCAGTATTTTGAGCAGCAAATCGTTACCGCTGTTACCAGATCTGCTTCTATTTTAAAAGTTTACATTGAATTTGACAAATCTATTCCTCCAGGGTGCGATCGCCTGAATATTTATTAGCACTCTGGCCTTGAGAGTGCTAATAAATGGACCCCGAAACAGCCCAGGGATCAACGATTGCTGCCTAAACCTGATATTATAAATAGAACCTTAATTTAATCCATTGTTCCGAATGAATGCGATCGCCGAATTTAAAGGTGAACTCGCCGCCCTGAGTGCGGCATTATTATGGGCAGTTGTTTCCGTGGTTTACGGTTACCTCGGCCAAAAAATTCCGCCGATGCTGCTCAATTTAAGCAAAGGAGTCGTGGCGATCGCCCTGCTGCTGCTTACCCTCTTCCTGCGCGACTTCCTGCTGCCTGCGATCGATTCCCCCGCCTTCCTCCCATCGCTGTCCCCTCCCTTCAATACCCTCAACGAGTTTGCCCTCCCCCTGTTCCTGTTAATCCTCAGTGGCGCAATCGGCATTACTTTCGGAGATACAGTGTTTTTTGCCGCCCTCAATCAACTCGGCGCAAGGCGTACTCTTCTAATTCACACCTTGGCACCCCCTTTCACTGCCTTACTCGCCATCCTCTTTTTAGGGGAACAACTCACCCTGATCGCCTGGGGGGGGATGCTGATCACGATTATTGGCGTTGCTTGGACGATTGCCGAACGGGTTTCCGGCACCAACAGCACCACCCCCCTGCTCCCTGGAGTCAGTTTGGGATTGCTGGCGGCCCTTGCTCAGGCAGTGGGGGCGGTCCTCTCTCGTGCTGCCCTCGCACAAACGGCGATCGACCCCTTATGGAGTACCTTGATTCGCTTATTAGCAGGAGTCTCCCTCTTGCTTCTGTGGATGTTATGGAAACAGGGTCGCCAGGTCCTCACGGGATTAGGGTCGCAACGTCTGTTGGCGATCGTGTTCATCACTTCTTTTTTTAGCACCTATCTCGGGATTTGGTTGCAGCAGATTTCCCTCAAATTCGCTCCCGCAGGCATCGCCCAAACCCTGAGCTCCACCAGTCCAATCTTTGTTTTACCCCTGGCGATCGCCCTCGGGGAATTTATCAGCATTCGTGCCATTCTTGGTGCCGTTGTCTCTCTTGTTGGAATTGCCCTCTTGTTCCTCTGGCGCTAATCTCACCCAAATTCCCAACCATCGCGACTTTTTTTTCACCAACCCCTAGACGGATTATTTTTTTTGTGATATTATAAAAGCGATAAGGAAGAACTATGTTGCAATATTATCAAGTTGGTACAAAATCTCACAACTATGCAAAAAATTGGATGGGTTATCCTTGCGTTAATTTCCACCACACTTCCTGCCACTGCAACCGAACTCCGATGTGGTTGGCTGAAAAATCCCACCCCCGCAAACTGGTTGCTAACAGATAGAGATACCACCTGGACTATTGGAGCCCAGGGTGGATATCAAGCACAAGGGATGGAAAATATTCCGAGCCTCAGTGCCGAAGAATTTGTTAGGACTAACGGTTATTATGGATACGGTTGCGCCTGTTTAGAAGTAGTCACCGATAGCCAACGTCAAAGAATTGTTCGGATTGAAGGTGGTGAAGCCCTAGAGTTGAACGTTTGCAGCACTGATCCAGATTTACCCGCCGTTCGTCGGTAACATTTCTCAGTCTCTTGCCATCACACCTGATTGGACAGCATCCAAAAACGCGATCGCATCCGTAGAAAAAGCAAACTTCGCGGCATCGATGCCCAGAGGCAATCCGCGACTTTTTTTTCTGAACCTCCTAGACAATTCGATTTTTTTGTGATAAGATAAAATTGATAAGGAAGAACTATCTTGTACGGCATAATTCAAGACAGATTTCCATTGTATAATTATATCAAAAATTGTCAAGTTGAGAAAGTCCGATTTAAACAAAAAATCGCGACTTTTTTTTCTTAAACCCCTAGACAATTCGATTTTTTTGTGATAAGATAAAACTGATAAGGAAGAACTATCTTGTACGGCATAATTCAAGACAGATTTCCATTGTATAATTATATCAAAAATTGTCAAGGGTGGCGCAAAAATATTTTATCTATTTTTTTAGAGCCTTGACCCGCTTTCTGGCCTGAAAACGGGCGATCGCACTTACCGCTTGAGGGCCAGGGTGAGTCCGTCGGCGATCGGCACCACACTCAACGAGATCCGTTCATCCTGGACTAACTTAGCATTTAAGGCTCGAATCGCTTCCGTATTGGCATCCTCAACCATTGGGTCCGCAACTTGACCCCCCCACAAAACATTATCAATCGCAATTAACCCGCCAACCCGAACCAGTTGCAGAACACGTTCGTAATAGTTATCGTAGTTTTGCTTATCCGCATCGATAAAGGCAAAATCAAAAGTACCCGCCTCTCCAGATTCAATCAGGCGATCGAGGGTTTCCAATGCCGGAGCGATTCGCAAATCAATTTTATCCGCCACCCCTGCCGCCTGCCAATAGGGGCGCGCCATTGCCGTATAATCTTCGCTAATATCGCAAGCGACAATTTTACCCTGGGGCGGGAGAGCTAAAGCCACCGCCAAGCTACTGTAGCCGGTAAAGACCCCGATTTCCAGGGTTTTGGTGGCCCCGAGTAATTGCACCAACAGGGCCATAAATTGACCTTGTTCCGGTGCAATTTGCATTTGCGACAATGGATGAGCGGCGGTTTCCTCTCGTAAAGAGCGCAGAATGTCCGATTCGCGCCCAGAAACTGAGAGGAAATAGTTGTGGAGGCGATCGTCTAATCCCAAGGTTTTTTTAGTCATGGTTAGAGAGTGTTAAAGATGGAGTGTCAAAACGGGAATAGATCTATAGTAGAGACTAAAAGGGGAGGTTAACATGAGTGGCATCCATATTAAACCAATATTGAGAGCGATCGCTCTGACCCTTTTAATCGGGTTATTGAGTGGCTGTAGCATTAATTTAAGTCTCACCGGATTTCAGCCCACGCAAGAAGTCGTGCAACGGGCGATCGCCTTGGAACTGAGTCAAAACAAAGCCGAACTCCGCAAGCATCTTTCTCAGCATGGGCAATCGGAGAATCCGATCCCCAGCTATGAAGTCAATCGGGTGGAGATTTGGGAACAAGACCCTTTGAAAATTGATGGTCTGTTGGCTTACCATATCCAAGGTACTTATAACCTGACCATTCAACTCCCCGAAAAACGGGTAACCGATCGCAAGAATAACTTTGACCTCTATTTGCAACGGCAGGCAGAAGGAAAAACCTGGCGGATTGCTAAACCCACAGGGACTGATGAACAGGATCATCAAACTTGGGCGACTTATTTGATTAAGCCCCCAGGTTATATGTAAAGAAACGCCGATATAGACTCCCTATAACTCCTGGATCCATTGACATAAATCCCAGTGAAATTGGAGTTTGAGCGGGTCCGGTTGAAATTCCGGGGCAGTCGCCTCCCGGAGGAGTTTGCCGTGGTATTCGGCATAACAAGTTTCCCGTAATTGGGGAGAAAACAGCATCGTCAGGGATTCGGGTTCGATCGCCAGCAAATACAGGTCAAACAGCGTATGAATATCCGATCGCAACAGTAACCCCGAAGAAGGATGAGTGGAAGGATTGCGATCATTAGATTTGAGGTAAACCGCTTCTAAAACAGGTTCGGCATTGCAACCCGTGACGGCACAACAGCCATTGTATGCAGCGAGGAGATTTTGCCGGAATTCCCCAGGACCACGGCGATGAGAAATGGCGATACTCGCGCTGTAAAGATATCGATGCTTCCCCAAAGGTATCCCCTCTTCTAGGAGGGACCGAATCCCGGGGTCCTTCGAGTGTAAACCCTTACCATTTTCTGGTGGCAAGGGAGGAATTAGCACAGGTAAGGGGTCTGGAGTCAGCGGGAACTCAGGCCCTGGGGATTTTAAAGGAGATCGCCTTGTGGCGGCAGCGGGCAATCCTTCCGGTGACCCCCCAACCGTACCCCCCGACAAAGATGATCGCGAGGTTGTGGAGTAACCATTGGCAATTTCCAGTAAATCTTGTTTCGTTTGATTCGTCCTCGGTTCAACCGGGGAAGTTGGGGCAATCTCCGAGGGATGCCGATGATCGGGAAGCGAACCATTCGGCAGCAGCACTTGTTGTAAGGGGTCTCCATTCGGCAACCTTGCCCCCTTCAGATTGGCCCCCTTAAAAGAAACTCCCAGCATATTCTCGATCGCTGGCAACTTGGCATCAGTCAAATTGGCCCCATCGAAATTGCTCCCAAACAACTTAGCATCGGTCAAATTAGCCCCTTGCAGAGAAGCTTGGTTGAAATTGGCCCGGGTCAAATTGGCCCCCATGAGGTTTGCCTGTTCCAGAGTTGCCCCTTGTAAATTGGCCCCTTCCAGATTCGCCCCCGTCAGATTCGCCCGGGTGAGGTTCGCTTCTTGCAGTTTCCCCCGTTGAATATCGGAATCGGATAAATCCGCATCCTGGAGCATTGCCACCCGCAAATCCACCCCATTCAGGTTCGCCTTATCCAGATTGGCATCTTGAAACTTAGCCAAACGCAGACAAGCATCGCGGAGATTGGCAAACGAGAGATTGCCCTTAATCACCGTTGCCCCTTGAAGATTGGCTTCACTCAAGTCCGCCCATTGTAAACAAGCCCCTTTCAGATTCGCCTCTTTCAGGTTGGCTTTGTGCAGAACTGCATCAGACAGGTTCGCTTTTTGGAGGTCCGCCCAAGACAGATTAGCCCCTTTGAGATTGGCCCCCTGGAGTTCGCCCCAGCGAATATAGGCCCCCTGGAGGTCCGCTTCTTGGAGATTAATCCGCTTGAATTCTAAGCCACTAAAATCTGCATTTTTAAAGTTTCTACGCCCCTCTGCATAAAAGTGGATGACATCTTTTAAGCTGATTTTATCCCCCATATCCCTAGTCCCCCTTCTTCGTTCTCATTATGAATTGTTTTGAAGAAAATGTTGAGGACCTGTCCTGATTTGTAGAAGGGGATGGGGCCCGAACGGATGAGAGTCGGGTTGGGAATGCCCAGATTACTCTCATCCGGGTTGGTGTAGAGTTGAGGGTTTAAAGTTGGGTTACAACAAACCCGAGGATTCATACAGTCGTCGCAATAGGGCCAAAATTTTCTGACCATACTGGAGATCGGCGGCCCAGCGACCACTGAGTTGTTCCAGTAAAGGGGCGATGCCACGGGCGACAAAGCGAAAGCGTGGATCAACCTGTTCCATGACCAAAGGTTCAATACTGGCGTAGGCTTTCAAATGTTGAATATGGGCGCGGACCCCAATCCGAGCGCTAGGGAAAGAAGCAGCAGTATTGCCCCCACCCACGGAACCCAAACCCGCAAAATTGTTTTGGGTGGGTTGAATTTCCCCATTAAAGCGCAGAAAGTTCGTTTCCAAACACATTTGACAGAAGGCGATATCGTAATTGATGCCTTCGATCGCCGCTTCTTCCCGATAG is a genomic window of Laspinema palackyanum D2c containing:
- a CDS encoding RNA recognition motif domain-containing protein, with amino-acid sequence MSIYVGNLSYDVTEQDLNSVFAEYGTVKRVNLPTDRETGRPRGFGFVEMDTDAEETAAIEALDGAEWMGRDLKVNKAKPRDDNKRGGGGGGGGNRGGRGGYGGGGGGGYR
- the rpsU gene encoding 30S ribosomal protein S21 → MTQVLVGESEGIESALRRFKRQVSRAGILADVKCRRHFETPQEKRKRKASAARRKRRYR
- a CDS encoding pentapeptide repeat-containing protein, with the translated sequence MDTDELLNRYREGERDFPGVDLRRCYLYRAHLPEINLAGANLTDANLGRANLNGANLSGANLTDAKLAATLLKKANLSDALLLRANLMLAQLGQADLNGVDLQRASLWKASLNKADLMNANLSNTDFSGADLVSTSFVGANLQEADLSSANLIAADFGGANLTDANLIGANLWNSNLYGANLHNTILPDGHQYS
- a CDS encoding BamA/TamA family outer membrane protein, whose protein sequence is MTANIILYKSLEALALLLGATSALFITRLPAWGQGTETTPFNLQSLDPPAGAYQSPSPLRGGVWGEVSSTDSPTQSSYSAEDLKSEGLEQGISQQRESPPTQPQRPELETIEEGLDEEPDFAIVPLPRYSSIKGIHGTLDLILTNLGENDQTLDLRLEGGERTIGATFRYTDPWLESGSFDPGYQLRLFNTRAPEPQFLEGDREVNLVHDHEAWVDRLGGSLSFYQPVTPTGVVLSAGASYQRVAIRNSAFTDRLYASDRLGNPLTLSEQGLDTLVTLNLGLFQDRRNSSEWPTQGYRFELATEQSIPVGSADILFNRLSASFTQFVPFQNQTFVFNLQGGTILGDVPPYQAFNLGGSDSVRGYQDGEIGTGQSYIQGTVEYRFPIIEDLNLPYSSALSGTVFGDFASDLGSAESVFGEPGEVRNKPGNGFGLGLGVRLLTDFGPVRLEFAVSDQRDLSAIFKIGERF
- a CDS encoding pentapeptide repeat-containing protein, encoding MDIHQLLTQYAQGERLFSKVNLCEAHLSGTNFSRAVFRDATLQEINLSSAYLRRTDFRGADLKGADLRGAYLKGADLRGTDLRWADMAGTDISNALYNSQTQFPLGFDPNGRNAYAIAPNADLSLAYLYKADLRWTKLTHANLAQAYLYRADLRSADLRGADLSEADLRAALCDADTCFDEEFDANSAGVYWIRPQSSLVDATLSGARLSGVDFSGANLSGADLTRADLSRANLENANLSGANLTGANLLGANLLGAKITDTEFAEADLRGAIAPDGSTATPNLAGDRV
- a CDS encoding pentapeptide repeat-containing protein: MKSGIFAIAAWTITITMSATMTAPAVAENPEHLKQLLETNQCQGCDLSGVNLAGQNLRGANLEGANLNGSNLEGANLNEAYLVNAELMDASLRGASLIAARLHGANLENVDLSRANLTLAGMVIANLTNANLQSANLVGANLESAELVGANLHNTRQSVGDELQFSLQDGGPYPFDIAGVNLRDANLTDANLMGANLMASDLTGVRVNYANLQQAQLDGANLPQGFTISKF
- a CDS encoding DMT family transporter; this encodes MNAIAEFKGELAALSAALLWAVVSVVYGYLGQKIPPMLLNLSKGVVAIALLLLTLFLRDFLLPAIDSPAFLPSLSPPFNTLNEFALPLFLLILSGAIGITFGDTVFFAALNQLGARRTLLIHTLAPPFTALLAILFLGEQLTLIAWGGMLITIIGVAWTIAERVSGTNSTTPLLPGVSLGLLAALAQAVGAVLSRAALAQTAIDPLWSTLIRLLAGVSLLLLWMLWKQGRQVLTGLGSQRLLAIVFITSFFSTYLGIWLQQISLKFAPAGIAQTLSSTSPIFVLPLAIALGEFISIRAILGAVVSLVGIALLFLWR
- a CDS encoding DUF4087 domain-containing protein, with product MQKIGWVILALISTTLPATATELRCGWLKNPTPANWLLTDRDTTWTIGAQGGYQAQGMENIPSLSAEEFVRTNGYYGYGCACLEVVTDSQRQRIVRIEGGEALELNVCSTDPDLPAVRR
- a CDS encoding class I SAM-dependent methyltransferase; the encoded protein is MTKKTLGLDDRLHNYFLSVSGRESDILRSLREETAAHPLSQMQIAPEQGQFMALLVQLLGATKTLEIGVFTGYSSLAVALALPPQGKIVACDISEDYTAMARPYWQAAGVADKIDLRIAPALETLDRLIESGEAGTFDFAFIDADKQNYDNYYERVLQLVRVGGLIAIDNVLWGGQVADPMVEDANTEAIRALNAKLVQDERISLSVVPIADGLTLALKR
- a CDS encoding pentapeptide repeat-containing protein, coding for MGDKISLKDVIHFYAEGRRNFKNADFSGLEFKRINLQEADLQGAYIRWGELQGANLKGANLSWADLQKANLSDAVLHKANLKEANLKGACLQWADLSEANLQGATVIKGNLSFANLRDACLRLAKFQDANLDKANLNGVDLRVAMLQDADLSDSDIQRGKLQEANLTRANLTGANLEGANLQGATLEQANLMGANLTRANFNQASLQGANLTDAKLFGSNFDGANLTDAKLPAIENMLGVSFKGANLKGARLPNGDPLQQVLLPNGSLPDHRHPSEIAPTSPVEPRTNQTKQDLLEIANGYSTTSRSSLSGGTVGGSPEGLPAAATRRSPLKSPGPEFPLTPDPLPVLIPPLPPENGKGLHSKDPGIRSLLEEGIPLGKHRYLYSASIAISHRRGPGEFRQNLLAAYNGCCAVTGCNAEPVLEAVYLKSNDRNPSTHPSSGLLLRSDIHTLFDLYLLAIEPESLTMLFSPQLRETCYAEYHGKLLREATAPEFQPDPLKLQFHWDLCQWIQEL